In Trifolium pratense cultivar HEN17-A07 linkage group LG7, ARS_RC_1.1, whole genome shotgun sequence, a genomic segment contains:
- the LOC123899017 gene encoding protein PELPK1-like codes for MAYMGFSTTIFPFVILAILLSSSNTMDAGACNLLESNIPQLPKFDLPPLSKPELPTIPELLKPKIPKVTELPKPELPKVPEFPKPELPKFNVPEFPKLELPKVPELPKFPKLPKPDLPAYRAPEGA; via the exons ATGGCATACATGGGTTTTTCAACAACCATTTTTCCATTTGTGATTCTAGCTATATTGTTATCAAGCAGTAACACAATGGATGCCGGGGCATGCAATCTTCTAGAGTCAAACATACCTCAGCTTCCAAAATTTGATTTGCCACCTCTATCAAAGCCTGAGCTTCCTACGATTCCTGAATTACTTAAGCCAAAAATTCCTAAGGTAACTGAATTACCAAAACCAGAGTTGCCTAAAGTGCCTGAATTTCCAAAGCCCGAGCTACCTAAGTTTAATGTTCCCGAATTCCCAAAACTTGAGCTTCCTAAAGTCCCTGAATTGCCTAAGTTCCCTAAATTACCCAAACCTGATCTACCTGCCTACAGAGCTCCTGAG GGTGCATAA